A region of Gemmatimonas sp. DNA encodes the following proteins:
- a CDS encoding DUF4173 domain-containing protein, with protein MFVSMETSIGVQEPPPGEAVHSTARLWASAAAVAALGAWVLFDAHPGLNWPLWTGAAAAGLIALHRHKRADSSANPVLLLGIAATTIAGAAAVTASNRLHAVIFASVLVLLAMQMLLSVDPSWSRITARFAVTAPPVALFHAVLCALRRAVEATEHIRSTRARAWIRGLALTIPVSIVFALLLAEADPTLARWRDAIDAIVSHWAFLPRVVFFTALLGLVVGAYGYALTAPTMASSSVTREPARWLGATERVMLLAAVTALLWLFLALQVGYLFGSLPRMAATDMTFAEYARRGFGELTIVASASAVLILLSERYGQRDRHAPMARVLALALVVADLLVLSSAFHRVMLYEAAYGFTTARLYAQAYMLIVAAALALLALEVARGLDTGRLFRRTATVAVVLFVGLLYWNHESWIAHRNIERFASTGQLDVAYLTGELSADAVSAIVNALTLLPEPTRTELRTAVQRRYATHPLPARERWFEWNRSRVRAKASF; from the coding sequence ATGTTCGTATCCATGGAGACGAGCATCGGCGTTCAGGAACCACCGCCGGGTGAAGCGGTGCATAGCACCGCTCGCCTATGGGCGTCCGCTGCGGCAGTGGCAGCCCTCGGGGCGTGGGTACTGTTTGACGCACATCCGGGCCTCAACTGGCCGCTCTGGACCGGCGCCGCCGCCGCCGGACTGATTGCGCTACACCGCCACAAACGCGCCGACTCGAGCGCGAATCCCGTGTTGCTGCTTGGCATCGCCGCCACAACAATCGCCGGCGCTGCGGCCGTCACGGCCAGCAACCGGCTGCACGCCGTGATCTTCGCCAGCGTGCTCGTGCTGCTGGCCATGCAGATGCTGCTGTCCGTCGATCCGTCGTGGTCACGAATCACCGCACGCTTCGCGGTCACGGCGCCCCCGGTGGCGCTGTTTCATGCGGTGCTCTGCGCGCTGCGTCGCGCCGTCGAGGCCACGGAGCACATTCGCTCCACGCGAGCGCGCGCGTGGATCCGCGGTCTCGCGTTGACCATACCGGTCTCGATCGTGTTCGCGCTGCTCCTGGCCGAGGCCGATCCGACCTTGGCGCGGTGGCGTGATGCCATCGACGCGATCGTGTCGCACTGGGCATTTCTGCCGCGCGTCGTGTTCTTCACCGCGCTGCTGGGCCTTGTGGTCGGTGCGTATGGCTATGCGTTGACCGCTCCGACCATGGCGTCGTCTTCCGTGACGCGAGAGCCCGCACGTTGGCTCGGCGCAACCGAGCGCGTAATGCTGCTCGCCGCCGTGACCGCATTGCTATGGCTCTTTCTCGCGCTGCAAGTCGGCTATCTGTTCGGATCGCTGCCCCGCATGGCGGCAACCGATATGACATTTGCCGAGTATGCGCGACGCGGATTCGGTGAGCTCACCATCGTGGCATCTGCCAGCGCCGTCCTAATTCTTCTCTCAGAGCGCTACGGACAACGCGACCGGCATGCACCCATGGCCCGCGTGCTCGCGCTCGCACTCGTCGTGGCCGATCTGCTGGTGCTCAGCTCCGCCTTCCACCGCGTGATGCTGTACGAGGCCGCATATGGCTTCACCACCGCCAGGCTGTACGCGCAGGCCTACATGCTGATCGTCGCGGCCGCGCTCGCGCTGCTCGCACTCGAGGTAGCGCGCGGTCTCGACACCGGTCGGCTGTTCCGTCGCACGGCGACCGTCGCCGTGGTGTTGTTCGTGGGGCTGCTGTACTGGAACCACGAGTCGTGGATCGCACACCGCAACATCGAGCGGTTTGCCAGCACCGGTCAGCTCGATGTGGCCTACCTCACCGGCGAACTCTCAGCCGATGCGGTTTCGGCCATCGTCAATGCGCTCACGTTGCTGCCCGAGCCAACGCGCACCGAGCTTCGCACCGCGGTGCAAAGGCGCTACGCCACGCACCCGCTGCCGGCCAGGGAACGCTGGTTCGAGTGGAATCGCTCTCGGGTCCGAGCGAAGGCGTCGTTCTAG